The genome window GGAGTGGGCGGCCGATGCCACGGACTGCGATGAGCATCTGCTGGGCCTGCTGCTGATGCTGAAGTCGTACCGACGTATCGGTGTTTCCCGGCGCTGGAGGATGTCCCGGAGATGGTGGTGGACTTCGTTCGGCGGGCGGTGGAGTTGCCGGAGGGCACGCTGCCGGTGTACCGGTCGGAGCGGACCGCCAAGCACCACCGGGCCTGGTCCGCAAGCAGGCCGGCGTGACGTACGACCAGGCCAAGGCCCGGGGAATCGTCGAGCAGTCGATCCGCAAGGAGGCCGCGGCGAAGAACCGCCCGGCGGATCTGATCAACATCGCGCTGGAGAAGGTGGTGGAGGCCGGGCTGGAGCTGCCGGGGTTCTCGACCTTCGACAAGATGGCCTCGGAGATCCGTACCGAGGTGAACGCCTCGATCGGTATGGGCATCCACGACCGCATGAGCGCCGCTCAGCGGGCGGGGCTCATGCGGCTGCTGGAGGAGCGCGACAGTGACGGGACGACGCTGTTCAACCGGCTGAAGAAGCCCGCCAAGGGCCCGACCTGGTCGCATTCCAAGAACCTGACCAAGCGTCTGGAATGGCTGGACGTGCTGGGCGTGACCTGCAGGTTCGAAGTTGGCAGATCTTCAATCGAGCATGGGAACTACGCGAGCTCCGGAACGGGGATCAGGCTCGGTTCCAGGCCCGAAATGCTTTGCTCGGTCCAGATGATCTTGCCGCTGGTGGTGTAGCGGGTGCCCCACCGCCGGGCCAGCTGCGCGACGAGGAACAGTCCGCGGCCCCCCTCGTCGGTGGTACGGGCGTGCCGCAGGCGCGGCGAGGTGCTGCTGCCGTCAAAGGTCTCGCAGATCAGTCCGTCCTGCCGGATCAGCCGCAGTTGGATGGGTTCACAGCCGTAGCGGATGGCGTTGGTGACCAGTTCGCTGACGATGAGCTCGGTCGTGAACTGCAGCTCTTCCAGGTCCCAGTCGGCAAGCTTGCGCGTCGCGAGGTCGCGGGCGTTGGCGACGATGGCTGGATCGCTGGGTAGATCCCAGCAGGCGACCTGGTCCGCGGCCAGGCCGTGGGGGCGGGCGAGGAGCAGGGCGGCGTCGTCGGAGGGCGGACTGGTCAGCAGGGCATTGATCACGTTCTGACAACTGTCCTCCAGCGTCGGGGCGGAGCGGGCCAGCGCTTCGGCGAGCCGGGTCAGCCCGACGTCGACGTCCCGCTCGGCGGCCTCGATGAGGCCGTCGGTGTACAGGGCGAGCAGGCTCCCGTCCGGGAGCTCCAGTTCAGCGGACTCGAAGGGCAGGAAGCCCAGTCCCAGGGGCGGTCCGGCCGGTAGGTCTGGGAAGGCGACTGTGCCGTCGGCCCCGACGATTGCGGGTGGGGGGTGGCCGGCCCGGGCCAGCGTGCACCGTCTGCTCACCGGGTCGTAGACCGCGTACAGGCAGGTGGCGCCCAGGGCGTTCGTGGCCGCGTCCTGGTGCTCTGCTTCGGCCGTCTCCTCGGTGCCCTCCTGCTCGGTGAGGCTGATGACCAGGTCGTCCAGATGGGCGAGCAGTTCATCGGGAGGCAGGTCCAGGTCGGCGAGCGTGCGGACGGCTGTGCGTAGTTGGCCCATGGAGGCGGCGGCATTCATCCCGCGTCCGACCACATCCCCCACTACCAGGGCAACGCGGGCTCCGGACAGCGTGATGACGTCGAACCAGTCGCCGCCCACTGTGTTGGGAGCGTCCGCTGGCAGGTAGCGCCAAGCAACGTCCAGCACTGTCCCTGCGGCCAGGCCACGCGGCAGCAGGCTGTGCTGCAGCGCCAGAGCCGCCCGCCGCTCTCGGGTGAAGCGGCGGGCGTTGTCTACACACCGCGGCCCTGGCGACGAGCTCCTCGGCCAGGCTCACATCGTCCTGGTCGAACGGATCCGGGCACTGTGAACGCAGGAAGGTCACGATGCCCAGGCGGGCGCCGCGCGCCTGCACCGGCGCGATCATGACCGAGTGGATGCCGAAGGCGCGGATTTCCGCTGCCCGAGCCGGGTCCTCGGCGGCCCAGGAGCCGACAGAGAGGTCCGCGAGCGATTCCACCCAGGGCTTGCCGCCGATCAGGCAGTGCGCCGAGGGCGTGGCGGGGCGGGTGTTGAGCAGGTCCCCGACCCTTGCGGTCGCCTCCGGGCGCCCCTCGTGGACCGACTGCTGCCCCGCGCGGCGCAGGGCGGGAGTGCTGCCGACCGGCCCAGGAGGGGGTTCCTCGCCGCGCAGGACCCCCTCCAGCAGGTCGACCGTGACGACGTCGGCGAAGCGCGGCACCGCGACCTCTGCGAGTTCCTGTGCGGTGCGTTCGACGTCGAGCGTGCCGCCGATCCGCGCGCTGGCCTCGGTGAGCAGGGCCAGGCGCTCCCGGGCGCGCCAGCGGTCGGTGACGTCCATGGTCATGTACCACACGCCAAGTACTCGACGTGTTGGGTCCTCCAGCCGGAAGCCGCACGTCCACCACGCGTGCCGTCTGGTCGGATCCGCCGGGCTGGGGCCCAGGAACTCGAGATTCAGCACCGGAACCCCGGTGTCCAGTACTTGCCGCATTGCCCCGACGACCTTTTCGACGTTCTCGTCGGGGTTGGGAAAGACCTCCGCCAGCGGCCGTCCCAGCCGTCGCTCGCGTGGCACCGCGCCGCCGTACTCCAGCCAGTCATTGGCCCAGAGGAAGCGCAGGTCCGTATCCAGCACGGCCACGCCGATCGGGGAATGCGCAAGAAGCGGCTCGAACATCATCTGGCTCAGCTCCGAGCCAGGAGTCTGCTGATCGTTCCGGGCCAGCACGGACCATAGCCGGTTCCCGGCCGGATCGTGCAGGGGGGAGACCCGCACAGCCAGCTTCAGACGCCGCCCGTCGCGGTGCCGTATGCCCACCACGCCGTCCCAGCCGCCCTGCATGCGGCACTGCTCCGCCACGGCGGCCGCAGTCGCCCGGTCGGGCGCCTCCAGCAGGCTCGCGACAGGCCGGTTCAGGATCGCCTCATCCGGATAGCCGACCAGCCGTTCCGCCGCCGAGGTCCAGCCGATGACCACTCCCTCGTCGTCCAGCACCGCTGTGGCGACCTGCACCACGTCAAACAATCGCTCCGAGACGTCGGGCACGGCATCCTCCGGGGCCATCATCGTCGCCCCCCATCGTCACGCTCTGTGTTCCTGGGATATCCGGCTTCGACTTGGCGTCGTGCAGGATGCGAGGGCGCTCAGAGGCTCACCGCCAACCTCCTGTCCCTGTCCGCCTCTCCACCCCCATTGTCCGGCGGATCCCTCGTCATCGCAGGGCCGAGCGCGAACATCCAGCAGGGCAGTGTCCCCTCCGTGCTGCGGCCGGAGGACATCGCCTACCTGACCATGCGCTACGGCGCCCGTCCGGCCGGTCCCGAACCCGCACCCGCCGCCCTGCCGAGGGCCCGCAGCGGCACAGCCATCCTCGCCGCCGGCGAGCGAACCGGTCGAGGTCGACCGCAAGGTCCTGCGCGACGGGATCGTCTGCCTGGACGGAGACCGCTACCAGGTTGAAGCGGGCGCTGGCGCACGACCGGCCCCCGGAGCGAGGCCGCGAGCTTCACCCGCAGCCAGGTCAGCTCTGGCGGCGGGCGGCCGGGTCCTGGGCGGCGACATGCCGGGCATCCGCGTCCACCCCA of Streptomyces cynarae contains these proteins:
- a CDS encoding DUF4158 domain-containing protein, with the protein product MTYDQAKARGIVEQSIRKEAAAKNRPADLINIALEKVVEAGLELPGFSTFDKMASEIRTEVNASIGMGIHDRMSAAQRAGLMRLLEERDSDGTTLFNRLKKPAKGPTWSHSKNLTKRLEWLDVLGVTCRFEVGRSSIEHGNYASSGTGIRLGSRPEMLCSVQMILPLVV
- a CDS encoding serine/threonine-protein phosphatase; this translates as MNAAASMGQLRTAVRTLADLDLPPDELLAHLDDLVISLTEQEGTEETAEAEHQDAATNALGATCLYAVYDPVSRRCTLARAGHPPPAIVGADGTVAFPDLPAGPPLGLGFLPFESAELELPDGSLLALYTDGLIEAAERDVDVGLTRLAEALARSAPTLEDSCQNVINALLTSPPSDDAALLLARPHGLAADQVACWDLPSDPAIVANARDLATRKLADWDLEELQFTTELIVSELVTNAIRYGCEPIQLRLIRQDGLICETFDGSSTSPRLRHARTTDEGGRGLFLVAQLARRWGTRYTTSGKIIWTEQSISGLEPSLIPVPELA
- a CDS encoding PAS domain-containing protein, which encodes MMAPEDAVPDVSERLFDVVQVATAVLDDEGVVIGWTSAAERLVGYPDEAILNRPVASLLEAPDRATAAAVAEQCRMQGGWDGVVGIRHRDGRRLKLAVRVSPLHDPAGNRLWSVLARNDQQTPGSELSQMMFEPLLAHSPIGVAVLDTDLRFLWANDWLEYGGAVPRERRLGRPLAEVFPNPDENVEKVVGAMRQVLDTGVPVLNLEFLGPSPADPTRRHAWWTCGFRLEDPTRRVLGVWYMTMDVTDRWRARERLALLTEASARIGGTLDVERTAQELAEVAVPRFADVVTVDLLEGVLRGEEPPPGPVGSTPALRRAGQQSVHEGRPEATARVGDLLNTRPATPSAHCLIGGKPWVESLADLSVGSWAAEDPARAAEIRAFGIHSVMIAPVQARGARLGIVTFLRSQCPDPFDQDDVSLAEELVARAAVCRQRPPLHPRAAGGSGAAAQPAAAWPGRRDSAGRCLALPASGRSQHSGRRLVRRHHAVRSPRCPGSGGCGRTRDECRRLHGPTTHSRPHARRPGPASR